CGCATTCGGTGCAACCGATCTCGCGTCCTACTTCGACAGCCTCGGGTACTCACTGGCGGTTAACTAGTGAACGGCACTGAGGAAGATTTCGTTCCTATCGAATCTCCATGATGAAACTAGAGGGCCGAGAGAATGAGACTTTGTTCTCGCAAGATTGCTCGCAGGGATAGCTCAAGAGGTACATAGAGGGCAGTGATTTTCTACCGCCAGAAATGATGAGCTTGTTTAAAACAAAAATAGACCGTAGATCAATCACAATGTCTACTTTTACCTATAGCCTTTTGGCTGGATTTTCACTGTTTACAGTATCAGCAGCATTGTTTCTGTTGCCTTATATGGGTAACTGGCCGCAAAGCTAATAAGCAGCAGACAAACATCCCGATTTGAAAACCCCGCACTAGGCGGGGCTTGATTGGTGTGAGGTGTTTTGTCGGGAGATCGATAGCGACTACTCAACGCCCCCTGCTTTTCCCTTTCGGGTCTTGTATAGCTCTCAGCCTCGCTTTCATGGCCTCAGGCTTCCCGACAAGGAATGGATTAATCAGTAGCAGTCATAACCACCAAAAACGCTCTTACTGCATGTCTGATTGAAACGCTGTCCGCCGATTGTTCCCTCTGTTTCGTACCCACCAAAAACATTAGTTCTTGTAGTGCTATTAAATCTCTGCCCATTGATTGTGCCGCTGCAGTCGTTGCCTCCAAACCCAAAACTTGGGCGGCAGTTGTAACCAGCTTCAGCAGGATTAGAGATCAAGAAAGAACCACCGATAACAGCAGCCACAGCGACGAAAGTAGAAAGTTTCATTTGATTGATTTAGAGAGTGGAGGTCATCCCTCCTGGACCTCTTCACCATCTCCGGAATCAATCGGGTTCGCATCACCCTTAAGGGTGAACGTGCTGGCCTCTGCCTCCCCCGATTGGGGATCAGCTCATCCGGAAGCCAGTCACGCCGAGACTCGCGGCAAAAGACCCTTTTGAAGGGCAATGCAGGCGTATCCGAGGGCATCGAGCGAGGCGATTGCGTTCCAGCTCGGGTTGCTGAGTGGAGGGTGGTCTTCAATGAAAGGAGTTGATGCTGTTGAACCCTGTGAGTCAGCTTGATTTTGAGGCTGAATATGGACGCAAATACCGCACCACAATCCAACATTCCGTCCCAGGTCATGCAACCCTTCTTGAGATCGCAGCGGCTGCAATCGGTGACACGGCTCCAGCAGCTAAGCGAATTCTTGTCGTAGGGCCTGGACCGGGAGATGAGCTGCCTCAGCTACTGGACGCCTGTCCTGAAGCTGAATTTGTTGTAATTGAGCCCAGTGCTCAGATGTTGCAGACCAGTATTGAAACCTTGAAAGGCCATGGCGGTTTCGAAAGGTGCCAGTGGGTTCCGAAGAGCCTGGAAGAAGCCGTTCGCTCGGGTCTCCTGCAAAGCGATTTTGATGGCGTCATCTGTCACAACGTGCTTCACCTGATGGCTCCAGATCAGCAGGGTCTGATGATTGAGCTTCTTGTAGAGCAGTCACTGCCAGGAGGCGTGTTGCTCATCAGCAGTTACAGCGAAGCTGCGGAACCTGAGATCTGCGACACGATCTTCAGCATCGCTGCACGACGTTTGCTCGATCGCGGTCTTCCTGCCGAAATGGTGGATAAATTTCTAACTGCCAGGAACACTGCCGTTTTTTCTCTGGATGCAGCCCGGCTCGAAGCCAAGCTCGTGGGGCTGAATTGCCAAGCGCCAATCCAGCTTTATCAAGGCCTGTTTGCACGGTTGTGGATCACGAGGCGGATTTGAATTTGATGATCTTGTGAAGATCTTGAGTGCCTTTGACATTCGCTGCTCTGGTTCGGACCAGCGCACATGTACATCGCCCCAGCACTGCCAGGCGATCCCATATGAGCAAAGCTGGTACTTATTGACCAGAAATAGTGGATTAAGGGGATGGTGCAGATTCTGCAGTTAGGAGCAATTGCAGTGCTTGCACTAGTGACTGTTGTCGTCGTAGGAGTCGATCAAGGCAAACAGCGAAGTAGCGATCGACCAGCTGAAAGTAAAGGACAGCTGGAACGCCTACGCGAGGAGCATCTTGAAGACTCCGTTCCACTAAGAAAATGATTGGAAAAGCTGGTCCCTACCGATCAACTCTGATCGCTCCAAGCCCTGGCCTCGGCGGTTGATCGAGACACCCGCACGCTGAGCTTTCAGGCCCTGGTTGATCAGAGACAGCTGCTGCTTGATGGCGTCAGCGCGGGACGGCATAAATCCATGGCATAAATCTTTCGCTTTTATGCCAGATCCTTCGCGAAAAAACCAGCGCCCTCTTCCGAAACCACCTCCGCAGGGCTGAGCCTAGATACTAAAAAACCCAGTCAGTGACTGGGCTTCTGAAACGGAGAGGGTCGGATTCGAACCGACGGTGAACTTGCGCCCACGCTGGTTTTCAAGACCAGAGCCATAAACCACTCGACCACCTCTCCTCACTGCGTGACATCAGCGACATCCGCAAAGGCAGTTTAAAGGAGTCACCTCCGGATGACTCCTTTCTTTATTTCAGCTGTTGGGCTTGGCCAGAGGCAAGAGGCACTTGTCTGAATCGCAACCGGCGGGGCCGGCTTCGCTGATCTCACCCATGTCGTAGCGCTGCAGCGCCTCGAAGAAATCAGAGCTCACACGTCGTTGGATGACCTCGGTTTGCATCCTTTCGTACGTTGCGGCATCGATTGGTTCGAACGGCAGGCGGGGGAATGTGGCGTTGGCGTCGAAACGGGCCAGCAAGGCCGCTGAGATGTAGCCCTCTCCACGTTCGATGGTGCCGTGCAGTGCATCGGTGAGAGCGTCGATTTCATGCTCACGGAACTCGATCGTTGCCGAGGTGTTGTGAGCGGTGTAGTGGGTCTGAACCTGCATGTAGAAATCGAACTGGGCCATGGCCGAGAAGGCGTTGATGTCTACTGCATCCGCGCCGGGCAGATTCGCCCAACTCACTTCGGTGGGAATTTCCACCAGCCATTCGGTGCAACGGGGATCGAACGGATCATCCAGCAGTCGACCTTGCTCATCTTTGTCGGACTGAGATGGCACCACGGTGTAGCCATAGTCCATGCAAGCCATGGCCACCGGATCGTTCTTGCCGAAGGTGATGCGGCGGATGAAGCGTTGAGCCTTGGGGGGGTGCCAGCCAGGGGCAGCACCGGTGAGCAGGCTTTTGGTGCCGGCGGGTTGCACTGTTGTGCATCGGTTGGGACGACGCAGTCCATGACGGTCGCAGTATTCCCAAACCGCTTCATTCACGGTTGTCTTCCAGCGACTGAGATACTCCGCTTCCTGGCGTTTGAAGTCCTGGCCCTCTTCGGTGTCTGGGCGACCGGCTTCCCACCATTTCAGCCAGGGCGTTCCGAAGGCGTGCACAAAGAAATCGAACAGGCCCGTGAAACTCACGCCAACGATCGGATCCCAGGCGCGGCTTTGGCGATAGCGTTCCACTTCGAATTGATGGTTCAGCAGGCAAGCCACTGACAAGGCACCAGCTCTGAAGGCGTCGCGTTGACCCTCGTCATCGCTGGGGTCGATCTGGTTGAGATGAACTTCTGCCAGGTTGCAGTGGAAGTCTGCGCCGAGAATCTCCCCACAGGGATTGAGCCCATAGCGTCCGAGTCGATGCTCGAGTTCGTCATCTGCAATTGGGCCGTGATTCAGATTCAGCCAGCGACCAGCCTCTTCTTTGCCTTGATCGCAATAGATGTCGATGAATTCCCGACGCAGTTCAGGTGTAGAGAGAAGATCAGCATTGGAGCGAGCAATCGCTTCAGGCGCGAACTGGATCGCTCCCTCACCACTGTGGAACTGGCGGGTCACCGCTTCTAACAGCACTTCACGGCTGGGGCGGGTGTGATAAACCCTGGTGTGATTGGCCATGCGCAGGGCATCACGCTCGGGATCAATCCGCCAGTTGCCATCAGCATCCTGCTGCCAGAGATTGTCTTTAGCGCCGGCCGCGCTGGTGTCGTTGAACGCGAACTGACGCATGCCCGCGCTGCGACGGATGTTGCCGGCCACGATGGTGACGGCAGCCTCATCAATCAGCAGGCAGCATTCAACAGAGGTCAGCCTGCGCCCAACGGCTTTGCCCAGAAGACGGGCGACACGTCCGTAGAGATCCTTGAGTTTGACCGGATTGGCCATGCCCCCGAAGCCCTTGAGGGTTTCGCCAACAGGTCGTACGTCGGAAAGATCAACATCAACTTTGATTGTGCGTCCTGCAAAACGCTCATCACTGCTGAGGTTGAGCAGCAATTGATAGCTGTCGACCCAGCCCCGACGGGTGTCGCCAACACGGATCGAGACGGTGTCACCATCGATGGTGTGGGTGGTGGAGTCTTGGCGCTCGCCGGCTGGAGTGACTCCGATGTCGGTGACCTTGACCACTTCAATCGGATTAGTGACCACCGGCAGGCGGTCGATCAGGTGCGGTTCGATGATGGCGCCTGTACCGCAGCCCATCATCGCCAGGTCCATCATCAGACCGAAGGCTTCCCAATCCACCAAGTTGGTGGAGGTGCAGTTGTAAGAACCGGAAAAATTTTCCTGGCGTTCGATCCAGGGTGTGCCGCCGATCCAGAGCCAACGACCAGAAGGCAAAGCTTTTTGATTGGCTTGCATCCGGGACAACAGCGACACTTCTTCATCGGTTAGCTGGCCGAGCTTCTGTAAACCGCCGAGATTTCGCGATCCAACTTCACTCCAACTCTCTCTTCCGGAGCTGCTGCGTCGGCTGTATGTCCGATAGAAAACGGGGTTGGCGGCAGGAGCTGTGGCGGGGAAGTTGCCGTTGCTGGACAGAGTTTCAGTGATGTCTTGGGTGTCACTGCGGCTTGGAGACAGGGTCACGTTGTCGGGCGGGTCAGTCCCGGCACACTAACGCCAGCAATGGGGGTGGCAACCGGTTGGTGGCACTATCCGCAGTGTCGCTGGTCAAGAGGGGGCAGAGACTGCCACCATTTCGATCAGTCATCGTCAGCAGGTAGATGGTTTGTTCTCAGCGCCTGGTGGGGCGACTGTTCACGCGAGCATTGACCCGACCGTTCACGCGTGCGTTGAGATTTCTGCTGGTTGGTCTGGTGGCATTGGCCTTGAGCATTGCCCCACCTCTGCTGAATGTGAAAGCCACTGAGGCTTTTCAGCAGCAACCCATGACCTCTAAGGGTTTAATTCCGATTGAAGAGCAGCCGTTTTATCCGCTGCTGCTGAAGTCTTCCGAAACTTGGAGTGATGTCGTACTTGATCAGGTGGTGGGCGATAGCCCTCGAACCACCTTGCTGAACTTTTATTCCGTGATGGCGGATGTTGGTCTAAGGGCCGATCGTCTTGGTCAGAGATCTTCCGCCAAGAAACAGTCACGTCAGGAACAGATTGACGACACAAATTTGTTGTTCGCTCTGGCTGTTAAGGCACTGGATTCCAGCTCAATTCCCAAGAGCGTTCGCGATGACATGGCCGATGAGGCAGCGATTCAGCTCAAGCATGTGCTCGATTATGTGTTCACTCACAGCAGGCAGTTGATTGAAGTCCCCGATGTGGAGGGGATGAAAGAGCTCAATGACCGACGTTCAACGCCGACAAATTCATGGCGCATTCCTGGAACGGCAGTCACGCTCACCTCGGATCTTGATGATGATCCGGAGAATGAAAGTTTTTATTTCTCTGCGTCAACCGTGTCATCGATCCGCTCGATGTACGACGAGATCAGAACTATCCCAGAGATTCAACAACCTTTCGCCACCCCACGTTTCTACTCAGATTTCATCCACACTCCCGGCTATCTGGTACCACCAGATTGGTATCTAGCTCTTCCAAAGAGCTGGCGTGGCTTGTTCGAATGGCCAATCGGTGATCAGACGCTTTTTCAGGTTTTTTGCGCAGCACTCTTGATCGGTGTGTACGGGTTCATCTATCTGCGCTTGCTGCGGATGCTGTTTAACACTTACAAATCTGGCGCGCATCGAGTCGAAAATGATCGCTTGATCTTTCAACTCGATTCTTTGGCCTGGAAGCGGGTTTTGATTGTTCTGCCCGCGCTGCCTCTCACTTATGCCACTGAACAGCTGATCGATAACTTTCTCAATTTCACGGGATTTCCACTCGTGGTGGCCATCTATTCCTTTTATGTGATCTGGTATTTCTCGGCCAGTGTTCTCGTCTTCTTTTTATTCGAAGCGGTTGGTCGAAGCAGCTCTGAGTTCCTCGCACGGGTTCGTGGTGGTGAGTCTCCGATTCGATTGCGCAGGATCACCAGTCTGGTGATGCCAATCAGTCGCGTCGTCGGCGCATTGGTTTCGGTCGTGCTGATTTATCGGCTGCTGCTCCTGCTGGGTCTCCCTTCCAGCACCGTGCTGGCCTTTTCAGCCGTACCAGGTCTCGCTATCGGTCTCGGAGCTTCCAAGCTGCTCGGCAATCTGTTTGCTGGTTTGTCGATCCAAACCGATCGTCCTCTGCGGGTTGGTGAATTCTGCGAAGTCGGAGGCAATCTCGGCTTCGTGACCAAGATCGGTCTGCGTTCAATGGAACTGCAAACGCTGGAAAGCCGCGTCACGATCCCCAATTCCGTTGCGGATGAAGCCACGATCGTGAATTATTCAAGACGCGGTTGTCAGCTGGGAGCGTCAGCCGGTGCAAGGGCTTGAGTTGCGCTTGCCGATTCGTGATCCTCTCTCACCCTTTCAGCTGGATGAGCTGATGCGTCAGGCCAGGCGCATGGTTGCCGCACCTGAAACGCTGCAGTTGGAGGTGGAACTGCATGAACCTGTGGTGAGTCTCGAATCATTGGAAGACGGCACGAATCAACTGATTGTGTTTGTGATGGTTGAACTTCACGGTTGGACAGCATTTTTGAAAGTGCGTGAAACGCTGCTAGTAGCCCTGGAAGAGTTACTGGAACGCGTTTCACTCAGTGAGCTTGTGGTGGGTGTTGCCTACAGCACAACTCCTCAACAGTTGGAACGCATTCCGGAGCTGATGCGATCAGTGGTGGCAGAAGATTCTCAGCTTGATTTCGAGGCCTGTCGGCTTGTGCGCATTTCAGCGTTCAGCTACGACCATGAATTGGAGATCCGTTCATGCCACGCCATGCATGACGACTTTGAAAACAGTTTGCACCGCCTCAATCGCAGGATCCTTGAGGTGCTCTCGCAGCATCGCATCGAGATCCCTTTCCCCACACAGACCTTGGAGCTGCATTCCTCTGAATCAAGTCAATGATTCTGCGCATTCCAGAACCTGAAGTGATGAACGACCCGCTGCAGGTGGATGCCTACGCAGCAGCAGATTTCAGTGGAACGGACCAAGCGATGGTCGAGCGAATTGCCACGTTGCTTCACTCATCCGGCGCATCGTTCAAGCCTCAAGCACGTTTGCTGGATCTCGGATGCGGACCAGGAAATATCACGGCTCGTCTGGCCCAGAGATGGCCGAAGTGTTCAGTGCTCGGACTCGATGCGGCTGACCGGATGATTGCTGTGGCGGATGATCGCCGTCGTGTAGCCGGTTTGTCGCGCGAGCGCCTTCGCTATGAGCAGGCTCTGCTGCCGATTCACCAGGCGGATCAACCAGCGGATCTGATTGTCAGCAATAGCTTGCTGCATCACCTCCACGACCCTCATCAGCTTTGGTCGTCATTGATCCCACTGGCAGCGCCTCACTGCCTGGTGCTGCATCGCGACCTTCGCCGCCCAGACAGCGAGGCAAGCATTGATCGACTTTGTCAGTGCCATGTCGCTGACGCTCCGTTGGTGCTGCAACGGGATTACAGGGCATCGCTGCATGCGTCCTTCTCGTTGGAGGAGGTCAAAGCGCAGTTGCTGCTTGCTGGTCTGCAGCATCTGCAGGTGGTTGCCGTTGAAGATCGCTACCTGGAGGTGAGTGGCTGGATCACGGGCTGTCAGGCTGGATCTGGTCAACGCACACCATGAGCACCGATTCAGCACTTCAGGACGGACGTGAGCTGCTGGATGCGGTGGCGCGACGGCGCAATTTTGCGATTATTTCTCACCCTGATGCGGGTAAAACCACGCTGACTGAGAAATTGCTGCTGTACGGAGGAGCGATTCAGCAGGCTGGTGCGGTGAAAGCCCGTGGTGAGCAGCGCAAGGTCACGTCCGATTGGATGGAGCTTGAGAAGCAACGGGGTATTTCGATCACCTCCACTGTTCTTCAGTTCGATTACACGGGTAACACCATCAATCTGCTGGATACGCCCGGCCACCAGGATTTCTCGGAAGACACCTACCGGACCTTGGCAGCAGCGGATAACGCCGTGATGCTTGAAGATGCGGCCAAGGGGCTTGAGCCGCAGACCCGCAAGCTGTTTGAGGTTTGCCGCATGCGGGAAATTCCTATCTTCACGTTCATCAACAAGATGGACCGACCGGGTCGGGAACCTCTGGCACTCCTCGATGAAATTGAATCAGAGCTGGAACTCACCCCTTGGGCCGTGAACTGGCCGATCGGCAGTGGCGAGCAGTTCCGTGGAGTGATTGATCGTCGTTCCCACGAAGTGATTCTGTTCAGTCGTGCTGAACGTGGGCGCCAATCGGAAGAACGTCATCTCTCTTTGGATGACCCTGATCTCAAAGACCTTGTGGAACCCGAGCTGCTGGAGCAGGCGGTTGAGGAGATGGAGCTGCTCGAAGCGGCAGGGGCTGAACTTGATCTCGAGCTGGTGCATGCCGGCGAGCTGACGCCGGTGTTTTTTGGTTCGGCGATGACCAATTTCGGAGTGCGTCCCTTCCTGAATGCGTTTCTGGAGATGGCTCAGAAGCCTGTGGCGCGTCAGGGGCAAGACGGTCCAGTCGATCCGTTGCGGCCTGACTTCAGTGGTTTCGTGTTCAAACTGCAGGCCAACATGGATCCTCGTCACAGAGACCGGGTCGCTTTTGTCCGTGTCTGCAGCGGGCGTTTTGAAAAAGACATGACAGTCCGTCATGCCCGCACGGGCAAGGCCATTCGCTTGTCACGCCCACAGAAACTGTTTGGACAAGATCGTGCGGTTGTGGAGGATGCGTTCCCAGGTGACGTGATTGGACTGAACAATCCCGGGATGTTCTCAATCGGCGACACGCTCTACACCGGAACCAAGGTGGAGTACGAGGGAATTCCCTGCTTCAGTCCAGAGATCTTCAGCTGGCTGCGTAATCCCAACCCCTCAGCATTCAAGAATTTCCGTAAGGGGGTCAATGAATTGCGTGAAGAGGGAGCTGTGCAGATCCTCTATGACAATGACGAAAGTAAAAGGGATCCAATCCTTGCTGCCGTCGGTCAGCTGCAACTTGAGGTTGTGCAACATCGTCTTCAGAACGAATACGGTGTCGAAACTCGCTTGGAGCCGCTGGGCTATCAAGTGGCTCGTTGGGTCACTGGTGGCTGGTCGTCGCTGGAGAAAGTCGGTCGGATTTTTAATTGCAAAACCGTGAGGGATGCATGGAATCGCCCGGTTCTGTTATTCAAAAACGACTGGAATCTCAATCAGCTTCATGAAGAGCATCCCGATCTTGAGCTCAATGCTGTGGCTCCTGTCGTGAGTGGAGTTGAGCCGATCAGTCTCTGATCACAGAACGCGCTGATTGATCAGCTGAGGAAAAGCCCTCTCAAGCAGGAAGAGCTTTCTGTTGGTTTTCACATCTGCAAAGCTGTTCAGCCGATCGCTCGTCGCCTGCTTCATTCGTTGAGCTAACAGGACTCAAGCGAATGGCTGTGCGACCGAGCTTGATTTCACCAGTCAGCATCAATAAACCTTGTCGATGTTTATTGATCCATGACATGCATTGGCTCGTCAACGATTTAATCCCGATTTCATCTATGCGAGTCTGAGTTGGAGGCCTGTTGCTTTGGAATGCACCTTTGAAGTCAATGGTTTTTCTGGAGGATGAAAATTGCAAAGATCCTATTTAAAAAACTCTTGATCAATATTGAAGAACTGCCTTGATCAATGTGTAGGTCCTGGTCGCCGGCTCCTCCAACCCTGTTCTCTGCAAAATCTGCGCTGGTCTGCACGAAGCTGCTCGCAAGCTAGTTCAGAGTTGTCTTCAGATCTGATTGGAGCCGTTGTTGGCTTCAATCCCAATCCTTGTTGAAATGTTGAGATTCACTCACGACCGCTTTTCAGTCACGGGCAAGCAAATTCATCGCCAGAATGTTGCCTCTGAAGCGGTCTGCTGTGGACACCCTCTGGCTGCTCCGTCCTTGTGATGACGGCGGTACTGATTACGTCTGTTTTCGTGATCATCGCGATCACGTTGAGGTACTGGAGGGATATCACCAGCCTCCCCAAATGCCCCTGATCAAGCACCGTCAGGTCTTGCTCAATGCCGATGTGCCCCGTTTTCGGCACCGTTTCGAGCGCCAGCAAGGATTTCGCCACGGTCCACCTCTGTTCTGAGTCGCTTCCGAATGCAAGGTTTGTGCTCGCTTGAGCGAGTCTCTCGATAATCTCTAGAGAGATTTCTGTATATCAATGGCTGCAGGGCTGGATCCAGGCTCGGATTCGGATCCAAAAGATCCCTATTCCATGCTCGGCGTCACTCCTGGCGCCGGATTTGACGACGTTCAAAAAGCAAGAGATCGGGTCGTCGCCTCTTGTGGTGATGATGCAGTTGCCCGCGCTCGTGTTGAGGCTGCTTATGACGCAGTCCTGATGGAGCGTCTACGAGATCGACAGTCTGGCCGTCTCAGTTCGGCCGCCGCCTCTGCTTCACAGGTGGAACGCCAACAGGTGTCTGCAGGAGTGCCCAGTAGTGGCAATGGTCCTGCCGCTTTGCTCACCCGTTTACGCGGCATGTCATTGCCGGCGCCGTCACTGAGTGGTGCCGGTTTTATGCCCGATCTGCAATTGGTGCAAGGTCAGGGTCTTGTGGTTCGCTCCATCGCAGGAGCTTTGGCCTTACTGCTTTTGCTGCTGGCTCCCCAAACGGTCGACCTGCTTCTGCCCCTGTCAACCA
This genomic window from Synechococcus sp. MIT S9220 contains:
- a CDS encoding trans-aconitate 2-methyltransferase; translated protein: MLLNPVSQLDFEAEYGRKYRTTIQHSVPGHATLLEIAAAAIGDTAPAAKRILVVGPGPGDELPQLLDACPEAEFVVIEPSAQMLQTSIETLKGHGGFERCQWVPKSLEEAVRSGLLQSDFDGVICHNVLHLMAPDQQGLMIELLVEQSLPGGVLLISSYSEAAEPEICDTIFSIAARRLLDRGLPAEMVDKFLTARNTAVFSLDAARLEAKLVGLNCQAPIQLYQGLFARLWITRRI
- the nrdJ gene encoding ribonucleoside-triphosphate reductase, adenosylcobalamin-dependent; amino-acid sequence: MTLSPSRSDTQDITETLSSNGNFPATAPAANPVFYRTYSRRSSSGRESWSEVGSRNLGGLQKLGQLTDEEVSLLSRMQANQKALPSGRWLWIGGTPWIERQENFSGSYNCTSTNLVDWEAFGLMMDLAMMGCGTGAIIEPHLIDRLPVVTNPIEVVKVTDIGVTPAGERQDSTTHTIDGDTVSIRVGDTRRGWVDSYQLLLNLSSDERFAGRTIKVDVDLSDVRPVGETLKGFGGMANPVKLKDLYGRVARLLGKAVGRRLTSVECCLLIDEAAVTIVAGNIRRSAGMRQFAFNDTSAAGAKDNLWQQDADGNWRIDPERDALRMANHTRVYHTRPSREVLLEAVTRQFHSGEGAIQFAPEAIARSNADLLSTPELRREFIDIYCDQGKEEAGRWLNLNHGPIADDELEHRLGRYGLNPCGEILGADFHCNLAEVHLNQIDPSDDEGQRDAFRAGALSVACLLNHQFEVERYRQSRAWDPIVGVSFTGLFDFFVHAFGTPWLKWWEAGRPDTEEGQDFKRQEAEYLSRWKTTVNEAVWEYCDRHGLRRPNRCTTVQPAGTKSLLTGAAPGWHPPKAQRFIRRITFGKNDPVAMACMDYGYTVVPSQSDKDEQGRLLDDPFDPRCTEWLVEIPTEVSWANLPGADAVDINAFSAMAQFDFYMQVQTHYTAHNTSATIEFREHEIDALTDALHGTIERGEGYISAALLARFDANATFPRLPFEPIDAATYERMQTEVIQRRVSSDFFEALQRYDMGEISEAGPAGCDSDKCLLPLAKPNS
- a CDS encoding mechanosensitive ion channel family protein, with the translated sequence MVCSQRLVGRLFTRALTRPFTRALRFLLVGLVALALSIAPPLLNVKATEAFQQQPMTSKGLIPIEEQPFYPLLLKSSETWSDVVLDQVVGDSPRTTLLNFYSVMADVGLRADRLGQRSSAKKQSRQEQIDDTNLLFALAVKALDSSSIPKSVRDDMADEAAIQLKHVLDYVFTHSRQLIEVPDVEGMKELNDRRSTPTNSWRIPGTAVTLTSDLDDDPENESFYFSASTVSSIRSMYDEIRTIPEIQQPFATPRFYSDFIHTPGYLVPPDWYLALPKSWRGLFEWPIGDQTLFQVFCAALLIGVYGFIYLRLLRMLFNTYKSGAHRVENDRLIFQLDSLAWKRVLIVLPALPLTYATEQLIDNFLNFTGFPLVVAIYSFYVIWYFSASVLVFFLFEAVGRSSSEFLARVRGGESPIRLRRITSLVMPISRVVGALVSVVLIYRLLLLLGLPSSTVLAFSAVPGLAIGLGASKLLGNLFAGLSIQTDRPLRVGEFCEVGGNLGFVTKIGLRSMELQTLESRVTIPNSVADEATIVNYSRRGCQLGASAGARA
- a CDS encoding mechanosensitive ion channel family protein, whose amino-acid sequence is MPIRDPLSPFQLDELMRQARRMVAAPETLQLEVELHEPVVSLESLEDGTNQLIVFVMVELHGWTAFLKVRETLLVALEELLERVSLSELVVGVAYSTTPQQLERIPELMRSVVAEDSQLDFEACRLVRISAFSYDHELEIRSCHAMHDDFENSLHRLNRRILEVLSQHRIEIPFPTQTLELHSSESSQ
- a CDS encoding trans-aconitate 2-methyltransferase yields the protein MNDPLQVDAYAAADFSGTDQAMVERIATLLHSSGASFKPQARLLDLGCGPGNITARLAQRWPKCSVLGLDAADRMIAVADDRRRVAGLSRERLRYEQALLPIHQADQPADLIVSNSLLHHLHDPHQLWSSLIPLAAPHCLVLHRDLRRPDSEASIDRLCQCHVADAPLVLQRDYRASLHASFSLEEVKAQLLLAGLQHLQVVAVEDRYLEVSGWITGCQAGSGQRTP
- a CDS encoding peptide chain release factor 3 — protein: MSTDSALQDGRELLDAVARRRNFAIISHPDAGKTTLTEKLLLYGGAIQQAGAVKARGEQRKVTSDWMELEKQRGISITSTVLQFDYTGNTINLLDTPGHQDFSEDTYRTLAAADNAVMLEDAAKGLEPQTRKLFEVCRMREIPIFTFINKMDRPGREPLALLDEIESELELTPWAVNWPIGSGEQFRGVIDRRSHEVILFSRAERGRQSEERHLSLDDPDLKDLVEPELLEQAVEEMELLEAAGAELDLELVHAGELTPVFFGSAMTNFGVRPFLNAFLEMAQKPVARQGQDGPVDPLRPDFSGFVFKLQANMDPRHRDRVAFVRVCSGRFEKDMTVRHARTGKAIRLSRPQKLFGQDRAVVEDAFPGDVIGLNNPGMFSIGDTLYTGTKVEYEGIPCFSPEIFSWLRNPNPSAFKNFRKGVNELREEGAVQILYDNDESKRDPILAAVGQLQLEVVQHRLQNEYGVETRLEPLGYQVARWVTGGWSSLEKVGRIFNCKTVRDAWNRPVLLFKNDWNLNQLHEEHPDLELNAVAPVVSGVEPISL
- a CDS encoding CPP1-like family protein, coding for MAAGLDPGSDSDPKDPYSMLGVTPGAGFDDVQKARDRVVASCGDDAVARARVEAAYDAVLMERLRDRQSGRLSSAAASASQVERQQVSAGVPSSGNGPAALLTRLRGMSLPAPSLSGAGFMPDLQLVQGQGLVVRSIAGALALLLLLLAPQTVDLLLPLSTIAVFISQVKRGRRPLGSLGWTLLLLVVGLALGALLSAVTVQAGLPLGVEQWQALPTLLLLLAGALLFA